From one Gouania willdenowi unplaced genomic scaffold, fGouWil2.1 scaffold_32_arrow_ctg1, whole genome shotgun sequence genomic stretch:
- the LOC114459561 gene encoding protein NLRC3-like produces MKQEELAEHLQSSWLHSGTKAHRYQRELKSKLKKKFQCVSEGVAKAGCPTLLKEIFTELYITEGGGGEVNQEHEVMQIETSSRRSETAERAITLEELFKAPPGRPRPIRTVMTKGVAGIGKTLLTHKFTVDWAEDKAQQEVHFTFPLTFRELNVLRGRSFSLVGLVDHFFSGSNEAGICSFQDFLVLFILDGLDECRLPLDFLSTQTLTDVSESTSVEVLLINLIRGELLPSARLWITTRPAAANQIPPEFVDMVTEVRGFTDPQKKEYFRRRFTDEEQVSRIMFHIRTCRSLHIMCHIPLFCWITATVLEDVLKSREKGELPRTLTQIYSHYVVLQNKVKMVKFDGGAATDPHWSPQSREMMESLGKLAFEQLQKGKLIFYESDLTECGMDLRAASVCSGVFTQVFREETSLYQDKVFTFIHLSLQEFLAALHVHQTFISSKVNLLEHKPLNLTHSGGQPDFNLLHQSAVDEALQSPSGHLDLFLRFLLGLSLPINQRLLQGLLTQTGSYSQTNQRTVKYIKKKLRNSLSTERSINLFHCLNEVNDRSLLEQIQQYMRSGSLSTKKLSPAQWSALVFILLSSQEHLDVFDLKRFSPSEVAFLKLLPVIKASKKVRYVTLEHVFNSVTDKHL; encoded by the exons atgaagcaggaggagctggctgagcatctgcagagca GTTGGcttcattcaggaacaaaggCTCATCGATACCAACGTGAGCTGAAGTCCAAGCTGAAGAAGAagttccagtgtgtgtctgagggcgtggctaaagcaggatgtccaaccctcctgaaggagatcttcacagagctctacatcacagagggagggggtggAGAGGTCAACCAGGAACACGAGGTCATGCAGATAGAAACATCATCCAGGAGATCAGAAACAGCAGAAAGAGCCATCACACTAGAAGAGCTCTTTAAAGCCCCTCCTGGAAgacctcgaccaatcaggacagtgatgacaaagggcgtggctggcattgggaaaacactcttaacacacaagttTACTGTGGACTGGGCTGAAGACAAAGCCCAGCAGGAAGTCCACTTCACATTCCCACTGACCttcagagagctgaacgtgctgagggggaggagcttcagcttggtgggacttgttgatcacttcttctctggaagcaatgaagcaggaatctgcagcttccaggacttcctggttttgttcattttggatggtctggatgagtgtcggctccctctggacttcctcagcactcagaccctgactgatgtctcagagtccacctcagtggaagttctgctgataaacctcatcagaggagaacTGCTTCCATCAGCTCGTCTCTGGATAACCACACggcctgcagcagccaatcagatccctcctgagtttgtggacatggtgacagaggtcagagggttCACTGACCCTCAGAAGAAGGAGTACTTCAGGAGGAGGTTcacagatgaggagcaggtcAGCAGGATCATGTTCCACATCAGGACGTGTCGTAGTCTCCATATCATGTGCCACAtcccgctcttctgctggatcactgctacagttctggaggacgtgttgaagagcagagagaagggagagctgcccaggactctgactcagatctacagccactatgtggtccttcagaacaaagtcaagatggtgaagtttgatggaggagctgccacagatccacactggagtccacagagcagggagatgatggagtctctgggaaaactggcttttgagcagctgcagaaaggaaagctgatcttctatgagagtgacctgacagagtgtggcatggacctcagagcagcctcagtgtgctcaggAGTGTTCACACAGGTCTTCAGAGAGGAGACCAGCCTGTACCAGGACAAGGTGTTCACCTTCATCCACCTGAGCCTTCAGGAGTTTCTGGCTGCTCTTCACGTCCATCAGACCTTCATCAGCTCTAAAGTCAACCTGCTGGAACATAAACCACTAAACCTTACCCATAGTGGAGGTCAGCCTGACTTTAACCTTCTCCATCAGAGTGCTGTGGACGAGGCCTTACAGAGTCCAAGTGGACACTTGGACTTGTTCCTCCGCTTCCtgctgggtctttcactgccgatcaatcagaggctcctacaaggcctgctgacacagacaggaagttaCTCACAGACCAATCAAAGAACAGTTAAATACATCAAGAAGAAGCTGAGAAATAGTttgtccacagagagaagcatcaACCTGTTCCACTGTCTGAATGAAGTGAATGATCGCTCTCTGCTGGAGCAGATCCAACAGTACATGAGATCAGGAAGTCTCTCCACAAAGAAactgtctcctgctcagtggtcagctctggtcttcattttactgtcatcacaagaacatctggatgtctttgacctgaaaagattctctccttcagaggtagcttttctgaagctgctcccagtgATCAAAGCCTCCAAGAAAGTTAGGTATGTGACTTTAGAACATGTCTTTAATTCTGtcacagacaaacatctgtaa